The following are encoded in a window of Carya illinoinensis cultivar Pawnee chromosome 15, C.illinoinensisPawnee_v1, whole genome shotgun sequence genomic DNA:
- the LOC122297400 gene encoding NADH dehydrogenase [ubiquinone] 1 beta subcomplex subunit 10-B-like, whose product MGRKKGLDFDESPPDDFDPSNPYNDPVAMLEMREHIVREKWIQIEKAKIIREKLKWCYRVEGINHLQKCRHLVQQYLDATRGIGWGKDGRHPSLHGPKVEAVESD is encoded by the exons ATGGGGAGAAAGAAGGGCTTGGATTTCGATGAGTCGCCGCCGGACGACTTCGATCCCTCGAACCCGTACAATGACCCGGTGGCGATGCTTGAGATGAGGGAGCACATAGTGCGGGAGAAGTGGATCCAGATCGAGAAGGCGAAGATCATCAGGGAGAAGCTCAAGTGGTGCTACCGCGTCGAAGGCATCAACCATCTCCAGAAGTGCCGCCACCTCGTCCAACAGTACCTTGACGCCACTCGCGGCATCGGCTGGGGCAAGGACGGTCGCCACCCCTCCCTTCACG GTCCAAAGGTTGAGGCAGTTGAATCTGACTGA
- the LOC122295845 gene encoding LOB domain-containing protein 40-like: MMRMSCNGCRVLRKGCGESCTIRPCLQWIRTPESQANATVFLAKFYGRAGLINLINAGPEHHRPVIFKSLLYEACGRIVSPIYGSTGLFSSGSWNLCHDAVEAVLRGAPITKVLSESAVNPPVQACDIRHVAKPATSDQLHKVKKSRRKFMKSSVVKPKPKPKPEVESASIQSPGNSGSDRQLWCDNDLGVSVSRNPSLRGNSTETDCISAETMEGSPAAKPDERADGCSEVDLELTLAFGNWEHVKREEQDDGYDNDTC, encoded by the exons ATGATGCGGATGAGTTGCAATGGTTGCCGAGTCCTACGCAAAGGCTGCGGCGAGAGCTGCACCATCAGACCCTGTCTCCAGTGGATCAGAACCCCCGAGTCCCAAGCCAACGCCACTGTTTTCCTTGCCAAGTTCTATGGCCGAGCCGGCCTCATTAACCTCATCAATGCCGGACCCGAACATCACCGTCCTG TGATTTTCAAATCCTTGCTATACGAAGCTTGTGGGCGGATTGTGAGCCCGATTTACGGGTCAACCGGGTTGTTTTCGTCCGGGAGCTGGAATCTCTGCCATGACGCCGTGGAAGCCGTTCTTAGGGGGGCTCCGATCACGAAAGTATTGTCGGAGTCGGCCGTGAATCCTCCAGTTCAAGCCTGCGATATACGCCACGTAGCAAAACCAGCTACTTCTGATCAACTCCACAAGGTCAAAAAATCTCGAAGAAAGTTCATGAAGAGCTCGGTCGTTAAGCCGAAACCGAAACCGAAGCCGGAGGTGGAATCTGCTTCTATCCAGTCGCCAGGAAACAGCGGTTCAGATCGTCAGTTGTGGTGTGACAATGATCTTGGTGTATCGGTGAGTCGGAACCCGAGTCTCCGGGGAAATAGCACAGAAACCGACTGTATTTCGGCCGAGACTATGGAGGGGTCGCCGGCGGCGAAACCGGACGAACGAGCCGATGGCTGCAGCGAGGTGGACTTGGAATTGACTTTGGCATTCGGTAATTGGGAACACGTAAAGAGGGAGGAGCAGGACGACGGGTACGATAATGACACGTGTTAG